In one window of Microtus pennsylvanicus isolate mMicPen1 chromosome 2, mMicPen1.hap1, whole genome shotgun sequence DNA:
- the Foxa2 gene encoding hepatocyte nuclear factor 3-beta isoform X1: MHSASSMLGAVKMEGHEPSDWSSYYAEPEGYSSVSNMNAGLGMNGMNTYMSMSAAAMGSGSGNMSAGSMNMSSYVGAGMSPSLAGMSPGAGAMAGMSGSAGAAGVAGMGPHLSPSLSPLGGQAAGAMGGLAPYANMNSMSPMYGQAGLSRARDPKTYRRSYTHAKPPYSYISLITMAIQQSPNKMLTLSEIYQWIMDLFPFYRQNQQRWQNSIRHSLSFNDCFLKVPRSPDKPGKGSFWTLHPDSGNMFENGCYLRRQKRFKCEKQLALKEAAGAGGGGGKKTAAGTQASQAQLGEAAGSASETPADTESPHSSSSPCQEHKRGGLGELKGTPASALSPPEPAPSPGQQQQQAAAHLLGPPHHPGLPPEAHLKPEHHYAFNHPFSINNLMSSEQQHHHSHHHHQPHKMDLKAYEQVMHYPGGYGSPMPGSLAMGPVTNKAGLDASPLAADTSYYQGVYSRPIMNSS; encoded by the exons ATGCACTCGGCTTCCAGTATGCTGGGAGCCGTGAAGATGGAAGGGCACGAGCCATCCGACTGGAGCAGCTACTATGCAGAGCCGGAG GGCTACTCTTCCGTGAGCAACATGAACGCTGGCCTGGGAATGAACGGCATGAACACTTACATGAGCATGTCCGCGGCCGCTATGGGCAGCGGTTCCGGCAACATGAGCGCGGGCTCCATGAACATGTCATCGTATGTGGGCGCTGGAATGAGCCCATCCCTAGCTGGCATGTCTCCGGGCGCGGGCGCCATGGCGGGCATGAGCGGCTCCGCTGGTGCGGCCGGTGTGGCAGGCATGGGACCGCACCTGAGCCCGAGCCTGAGCCCACTCGGGGGACAGGCGGCTGGGGCCATGGGTGGCCTTGCTCCTTATGCCAATATGAACTCTATGAGCCCCATGTACGGGCAGGCGGGCCTGAGCCGCGCACGGGACCCCAAGACGTACCGGCGCAGCTACACCCACGCCAAGCCTCCCTACTCGTACATCTCGCTCATCACCATGGCCATTCAGCAGAGCCCCAACAAGATGCTGACGCTGAGCGAGATCTACCAGTGGATCATGGACCTCTTCCCTTTCTACCGACAGAACCAGCAGCGCTGGCAGAACTCCATCCGACACTCGCTCTCCTTCAACGACTGCTTTCTCAAGGTGCCCCGCTCGCCAGACAAGCCTGGCAAGGGCTCCTTCTGGACCCTGCACCCCGACTCGGGCAACATGTTCGAGAATGGTTGCTACCTGCGCCGCCAGAAGCGCTTCAAGTGTGAGAAGCAGCTGGCACTGAAGGAAGCCGCGGGGGCGGGCGGGGGCGGAGGCAAGAAGACCGCTGCTGGGACTCAGGCCTCGCAGGCTCAGCTCGGGGAGGCCGCGGGCTCGGCCTCTGAGACTCCGGCGGACACCGAGTCCCCCCATTCGAGCTCTTCCCCATGTCAGGAGCACAAACGAGGAGGCCTGGGAGAGCTGAAAGGGACACCCGCCTCTGCGCTGAGTCCCCCGGAGCCAGCGCCCTCGccagggcagcagcagcagcaggccgCAGCCCACCTGCTGGGTCCACCTCACCACCCAGGCCTACCACCCGAGGCCCACCTGAAGCCGGAGCACCATTACGCCTTCAACCACCCCTTCTCTATCAACAACCTCATGTCCTCTGAGCAACaacaccaccacagccaccaccaccatcagcccCACAAAATGGACCTCAAGGCCTATGAACAAGTCATGCACTACCCTGGGGGCTATGGCTCCCCCATGCCAGGCAGCTTGGCCATGGGCCCAGTCACGAACAAAGCGGGCCTGGATGCCTCGCCCCTGGCTGCAGACACCTCCTACTACCAAGGAGTGTACTCCAGGCCTATTATGAACTCCTCCTAA
- the Foxa2 gene encoding hepatocyte nuclear factor 3-beta isoform X2 encodes MLGAVKMEGHEPSDWSSYYAEPEGYSSVSNMNAGLGMNGMNTYMSMSAAAMGSGSGNMSAGSMNMSSYVGAGMSPSLAGMSPGAGAMAGMSGSAGAAGVAGMGPHLSPSLSPLGGQAAGAMGGLAPYANMNSMSPMYGQAGLSRARDPKTYRRSYTHAKPPYSYISLITMAIQQSPNKMLTLSEIYQWIMDLFPFYRQNQQRWQNSIRHSLSFNDCFLKVPRSPDKPGKGSFWTLHPDSGNMFENGCYLRRQKRFKCEKQLALKEAAGAGGGGGKKTAAGTQASQAQLGEAAGSASETPADTESPHSSSSPCQEHKRGGLGELKGTPASALSPPEPAPSPGQQQQQAAAHLLGPPHHPGLPPEAHLKPEHHYAFNHPFSINNLMSSEQQHHHSHHHHQPHKMDLKAYEQVMHYPGGYGSPMPGSLAMGPVTNKAGLDASPLAADTSYYQGVYSRPIMNSS; translated from the exons ATGCTGGGAGCCGTGAAGATGGAAGGGCACGAGCCATCCGACTGGAGCAGCTACTATGCAGAGCCGGAG GGCTACTCTTCCGTGAGCAACATGAACGCTGGCCTGGGAATGAACGGCATGAACACTTACATGAGCATGTCCGCGGCCGCTATGGGCAGCGGTTCCGGCAACATGAGCGCGGGCTCCATGAACATGTCATCGTATGTGGGCGCTGGAATGAGCCCATCCCTAGCTGGCATGTCTCCGGGCGCGGGCGCCATGGCGGGCATGAGCGGCTCCGCTGGTGCGGCCGGTGTGGCAGGCATGGGACCGCACCTGAGCCCGAGCCTGAGCCCACTCGGGGGACAGGCGGCTGGGGCCATGGGTGGCCTTGCTCCTTATGCCAATATGAACTCTATGAGCCCCATGTACGGGCAGGCGGGCCTGAGCCGCGCACGGGACCCCAAGACGTACCGGCGCAGCTACACCCACGCCAAGCCTCCCTACTCGTACATCTCGCTCATCACCATGGCCATTCAGCAGAGCCCCAACAAGATGCTGACGCTGAGCGAGATCTACCAGTGGATCATGGACCTCTTCCCTTTCTACCGACAGAACCAGCAGCGCTGGCAGAACTCCATCCGACACTCGCTCTCCTTCAACGACTGCTTTCTCAAGGTGCCCCGCTCGCCAGACAAGCCTGGCAAGGGCTCCTTCTGGACCCTGCACCCCGACTCGGGCAACATGTTCGAGAATGGTTGCTACCTGCGCCGCCAGAAGCGCTTCAAGTGTGAGAAGCAGCTGGCACTGAAGGAAGCCGCGGGGGCGGGCGGGGGCGGAGGCAAGAAGACCGCTGCTGGGACTCAGGCCTCGCAGGCTCAGCTCGGGGAGGCCGCGGGCTCGGCCTCTGAGACTCCGGCGGACACCGAGTCCCCCCATTCGAGCTCTTCCCCATGTCAGGAGCACAAACGAGGAGGCCTGGGAGAGCTGAAAGGGACACCCGCCTCTGCGCTGAGTCCCCCGGAGCCAGCGCCCTCGccagggcagcagcagcagcaggccgCAGCCCACCTGCTGGGTCCACCTCACCACCCAGGCCTACCACCCGAGGCCCACCTGAAGCCGGAGCACCATTACGCCTTCAACCACCCCTTCTCTATCAACAACCTCATGTCCTCTGAGCAACaacaccaccacagccaccaccaccatcagcccCACAAAATGGACCTCAAGGCCTATGAACAAGTCATGCACTACCCTGGGGGCTATGGCTCCCCCATGCCAGGCAGCTTGGCCATGGGCCCAGTCACGAACAAAGCGGGCCTGGATGCCTCGCCCCTGGCTGCAGACACCTCCTACTACCAAGGAGTGTACTCCAGGCCTATTATGAACTCCTCCTAA